The Morococcus cerebrosus sequence GCGAATCCACAGGTAAAGCGTGTTTCTTGACAAATTAAACGTTGCTGCGGTTTGGCTGATGTTTTTGCATTGTTCGTAATAGTTTAAAGCTTTGTTTCTGAAGTCCGCAGAGTATGCCATGGTTAGACCTTCAAAGTTGAATATTGTACTATTTTGTTTTTAATTGACTATAAAATCAGGACAAGGCGACGAAGCCGCAGACAGTACAGATAGTACGGAACCGATTCACTTGGTGCTTCAGCACCTTAGAGAATCGTTCTCTTTGAGCTAAGGCGAGGCAACGCCGTACTGGTTTAAAGTTAATCCACTATACAAAATAAGAATGACCCTTTCGTTTTTCCCTCAAGGCAAGAGAACTCTGATTTTTAGAAATATTCAAAAATCACCCTAATTTCGACTTTCCAAACCCCTCCCCACAAAAATGACTGGATGGAGAGTCTCATATAAACCCACTATATCGACACAGCCTCCAATCATAACCAATATCAAAAAGGTCGTCTGAAAAATGAACTGGCCCCCAAATCTTGGACACTCATAAAAGCCTATTCAGGCGCTCTGTGCAAGCTGGGTTCTGTATGCGACAGGACTCAGCTTTTTCAATTTCAAACTGCAACGCTCCCGGTTGTAGTAATCCATATAGTCATCTATCTGTTTCATCAATTCGTCCACCGTCAATTCACCTGCACGATAGAAACACTCCGTCTTCAACACCGCAAAGAAGCTTTCCATCGGCGCATTGTCCCAGCAGTTCGCCTTTCGCGACATGCTTTGAACCATGGAATGCTCCGCAAGCAATTCCCTATACCCCGCCGTACGGTACAGCACGCCTTGGTCGGAATGAAGCATCGTTCCTTTATCAGTTAGACGGGGTGCGGCTTTTTCGAGCATTTCCTTCACCATTTCACTGTCGGCTCTGCGGCTCATGGCGTAGGCGACGATCTCGCGGTTGAACAGGTCCAATATCGGCGAGAGGTACAGTTTGCCGTCGCTCCCTTTGAGTTCGGTCACGTCGGTCAGCCATTTTTCGTTGGGCTTTCGGGCTTTGAACCGGCGTTTGAGGAGGTGTTCCGATATCTCGCCCATGGCGGGATGGCGGTAGGCTTTTTTCGCCCGTATTTTGGCTTTCAGCTCCAACTGCCTCATCAACCGCGCCGCTTTTTTGCGGTTCCAACCCAATGCTGCGGCAATGCGCCTTTGCCCGTAGCGTCCTTTATGCCGCCGGTAGGTTTCGACGAGGAGGGCTTTGTCGGCTTCGTCGGGGTCGGGTCGGTCTTGGTGGTGGTAGTAAAAGCTGCTTTTGGGCAGGTTTGCGATGTGCAGCAGGTATTTGAGCGGGTGTTGCGCCCTCAGTGCTTGGACGGTTTGGCTTTGTCCTTTTCGGTCTGCTTTTGGCTGAGGGCTTTTAACTCCTTTAGGTAGGCGGCCTCTGC is a genomic window containing:
- a CDS encoding IS3 family transposase, producing MLYARRGRLPKGVKSPQPKADRKGQSQTVQALRAQHPLKYLLHIANLPKSSFYYHHQDRPDPDEADKALLVETYRRHKGRYGQRRIAAALGWNRKKAARLMRQLELKAKIRAKKAYRHPAMGEISEHLLKRRFKARKPNEKWLTDVTELKGSDGKLYLSPILDLFNREIVAYAMSRRADSEMVKEMLEKAAPRLTDKGTMLHSDQGVLYRTAGYRELLAEHSMVQSMSRKANCWDNAPMESFFAVLKTECFYRAGELTVDELMKQIDDYMDYYNRERCSLKLKKLSPVAYRTQLAQSA